A stretch of the Archocentrus centrarchus isolate MPI-CPG fArcCen1 unplaced genomic scaffold, fArcCen1 scaffold_26_ctg1, whole genome shotgun sequence genome encodes the following:
- the LOC115776025 gene encoding inactive phospholipid phosphatase 7-like, whose translation MPGSQARCRARDRNNVLNRPEFLSLNQSSRREQAGGEGRGSSGGPRRPVFRQQSQQDNTGGRGSRDSSEGGPGADGGGVKDTSRWPEQDCMQLNPSFKGIAISSLLAIDISLSKRLGVCVGAHGPGAPLRSMVTLLALTGHALLWICGTLICLWRSSTLAGQEVLVNLLLALILDLMTVAGIQKLVKRRGPWDFPPSFLDYIAMDMYSFPAAHASRAVMVSKFLLNHLVLAVPLRILLYLWAFLVGVSRVLLGKQHLSDVGCGFALGFLHFSLVESVWLDSATCQMLISIGTLHWTLV comes from the exons ATGCCCGGCAGCCAGGCCCGGTGTAGGGCCAGAGATCGCAACAACGTCCTGAACCGGCCAGAGTTTCTGTCCCTGAACCAGTCGTCCCGCAGGGAACAGGCAGGGGGGGAGGGGCGGGGGAGCAGCGGCGGTCCGAGGAGACCCGTCTTCAGACAGCAGAGTCAGCAGGACAACACTGGAGGGAG GGGGTCCAGAGACTCCAGTGAGGGGGGTCCAGGTGCTGATGGCGGTGGTGTGAAGGACACTTCCCGGTGGCCAGAGCAGGACTGCATGCAGCTCAACCCGTCCTTCAAAGGTATCGCCATCAGCTCTCTGCTCGCCATTGATATCAGCCTGTCAAAGCGTCTGGGGGTCTGTGTGGGGGCTCATGGCCCTGGGGCCCCGCTGCGCTCCATGGTTACCCTGCTGGCACTCACAGGCCACGCCCTCCTCTGGATCTGCGGCACTCTAATCTGCCTGTGGAGGAGTAGCACGCTGGCCGGACAGGAAGTGCTTGTCAACCTGCTGCTGG cACTGATCCTGGATCTGATGACAGTTGCTGGGATCCAGAAGCTGGTTAAACGTCGGGGACCGTGGGATTTCCCGCCAAGCTTTTTGGACTATATTGCCATGGATATGTACTCGTTTCCAGCAGCCCATGCCAGCCGGGCCGTGATGGTGTCCAAGTTCCTGCTAAACCACCTGGTGCTGGCG GTGCCTCTGAGGATCCTGCTCTACCTGTGGGCCTTCCTGGTGGGCGTGTCCCGGGTGCTGCTGGGGAAACAGCACCTGTCAGATGTCGGCTGTGGCTTTGCACTCGGCTTCCTGCATTTCAGCCTGGTGGAGTCGGTGTGGCTGGACTCGGCCACCTGCCAGATGCTCATCTCCATCGGCACGCTGCACTGGACTCTGGTCTGA